A genome region from Anastrepha ludens isolate Willacy chromosome 3, idAnaLude1.1, whole genome shotgun sequence includes the following:
- the LOC128858268 gene encoding myb-like protein X translates to MNAEKLKRLQTQVRIGGKGTARRKKKVMHQTATTDDKKLQSSLKKLSVSTIPGIEEVNIIKDDLTVIHFNNPKAQASLSANTFAVTGHGETKKIVEMLPEILPQLGQETVVQLRMFANSMSGAKKAGSAASVGDASVGTNMLYSVVEEDDVPMLVSDFDEVAKVEAEKTAVAKAAIVEQPSSEYEKDENILQNNADIKEESVEVLPTLSEELVKSEIIDETVKKIGDSQLSENLNLNIRLNEEPGQKSLNIKAVNNENESRKQQAHIKQQNKNKSEKENLTNLKTEKKTQQKQEASKQKPKPEDKPHKSLKENKKPDETKLSSVNLKKEEKREDDKTEKEVQEIVIKNVDIDGKSDKLPQQQEKPVQKKQQQKQAKSGQAADKQQDKEKQQKPQTGQKHELSQQEKQTDIKETKEKLQQLEKLEAKVQQTGPDAKEQESQQLKVQNTPTQKQLQNDQQQIQKPKSDQQLQQKSDQQTKQKNKSGQQKKQNQDMQPKPDVEQRVKSTEQQALKQPSAKQQEKQLNSQLKATEGNSVGKKIDLKKSSPEKQSTETPINQRKWDDLAEAEVKGLQETNKITVVQQNVIAKDTDQKQNIQSPPGEERQDVAKAVEKLDEQDVNTNNDNIAGVTTKRQAETEICIADVSIKAVALQSLESTEKMLGIVNEMTKELTVEHLKDPTYKDEKEVISNFELPVEQQMEARAPTESVKSIQVPQQLSASTEEQLPPNTLNTVVINAAETSVEQIQDKILEEETKVKVVENLVGAVEDLPSKGELETIPDDKKLADEKNTTVTSSYVEPADEEAKETKDKISTSDQLGEKSTLAPILQLQPTPPSTLQETIEELLDKQPSIAEIMPSEAPLVPSTLQTRAENSLSDEAKPNNEGTIAADSPNKQLTMAEILQSQITLNEVVPLSKPTLTDQLKDIQPQPVESINEVDKKVLTSDSTVLASESKVTTPVLVTPLAENKDLKQETLEEKSAPTKTISPKQKASPPKQSSTAKASQDTTKQQMKALPASEASKVSTPGDAKLKLATKLQPGQQQQIPKGKSKTVVNKSAPTTPTSPSKISPEKLVQKSTTSNTKPGVDTAAKKTNSPQKQHQVDATAKAKQTQGAGGKTVRQGGGSNALVATGGSKKANTPPAINKTTVNTDGKQEEAVASSPSSPPATETTAISNQPTPPN, encoded by the coding sequence ATGAATGCTGAGAAATTAAAGCGTCTGCAAACGCAGGTGCGCATAGGCGGTAAGGGCACGGCACGTCGTAAAAAAAAGGTTATGCATCAGACAGCCACAACGGATGATAAAAAGTTGCAGAGTTCCTTAAAGAAGTTATCGGTTAGCACTATACCGGGCATTGAGGAGGTTAACATAATCAAAGACGATCTAACCGTAATACATTTCAATAATCCAAAAGCGCAGGCATCTCTCTCTGCTAATACTTTTGCTGTTACCGGGCATGGAGAGACAAAGAAAATTGTGGAAATGCTGCCGGAGATACTGCCACAGTTGGGTCAAGAGACGGTGGTGCAGCTGCGCATGTTCGCTAATTCAATGTCTGGTGCAAAGAAGGCGGGAAGTGCTGCAAGCGTTGGTGATGCGAGCGTGGGCACAAATATGCTGTATAGTGTTGTAGAGGAAGACGATGTGCCGATGTTGGTGAGCGATTTCGATGAGGTGGCCAAAGTAGAGGCTGAGAAAACGGCAGTAGCAAAAGCAGCTATCGTTGAACAACCGTCAAGTGAATATGAAAAAGAcgaaaatattcttcaaaacaATGCTGACATCAAAGAAGAATCGGTTGAAGTATTGCCAACATTATCGGAGGAACTAGTTAAGAGTGAAATAATCGatgaaactgtaaaaaaaatagGTGATTCTCAACTGtcagaaaatttgaatttgaatatacGACTAAACGAAGAGCCTGGACAAAAGAGCTTAAACATTAAAGcagttaataatgaaaatgaaagtaGGAAACAACAAGCACATAttaagcaacaaaacaaaaataaaagtgaaaaggaaaatttgacaaatttgaAAACTGAAAAGAAAACTCAGCAAAAGCAGGAAGCCTCAAAGCAAAAGCCTAAACCTGAAGATAAACCACACAAAAgcttaaaagaaaataagaaaccTGATGAGACCAAGTTAAGTagcgttaatttaaaaaaagaggaaaagagAGAAGATGATAAAACGGAAAAGGAAGTCCAAGAAatagttattaaaaatgttgacaTAGATGGCAAATCAGATAAACTTCCGCAGCAACAAGAAAAGCCAGTTcaaaaaaagcaacagcaaaagcaaGCGAAATCGGGGCAAGCCGCCGACAAGCAACAGGATAAGGAAAAACAGCAGAAACCACAAACTGGGCAAAAGCATGAATTGAGCCAGCAAGAGAAGCAAACGGATATAAAAGAAACCAAAGAAAAGCTGCAGCAGTTGGAAAAATTGGAAGCAAAAGTGCAACAAACGGGTCCAGACGCAAAAGAACAAGAGAGTCAGCAGCTGAAGGTACAAAATACGCCGACCCAGAAACAGCTGCAGAATGATCAGCAGCAGATACAAAAGCCAAAATCGGATCAGCAGCTACAACAGAAAAGCGATCagcaaactaaacaaaaaaataaatcagggcagcaaaaaaagcaaaatcaagATATGCAGCCGAAGCCGGACGTCGAACAGCGAGTGAAAAGTACGGAACAGCAAGCCTTAAAGCAACCGTCTGCCAAACAACAAGAGAAACAACTAAATTCTCAATTGAAAGCCACCGAAGGAAATTCGGTAGGCAAGAAGATAGATCTAAAAAAATCTAGTCCTGAAAAACAATCAACAGAAACTCCCATAAATCAAAGAAAGTGGGATGACTTGGCAGAGGCAGAGGTTAAGGGCTTACAAGAGACCAATAAAATAACGGTAGTACAGCAAAATGTCATAGCTAAGGACAcagaccaaaaacaaaatattcaatcACCTCCAGGAGAAGAGCGACAGGATGTCGCAAAAGCTGTAGAAAAATTAGATGAGCAAgatgtaaacacaaataacgATAATATTGCGGGTGTAACCACCAAAAGGCAAGCGGAAACTGAAATATGCATTGCAGATGTATCTATTAAAGCTGTTGCTCTACAATCATTAGAGtctacagagaaaatgttagGGATAGTAAATGAAATGACAAAAGAACTAACGGTTGAACACTTAAAAGATCCAACTTATAAAGACGAGAAGGAagtaatttctaattttgaacTTCCGGTGGAACAGCAGATGGAGGCAAGAGCGCCGACAGAATCCGTGAAAAGCATTCAAGTTCCACAACAGCTTAGCGCGTCAACTGAGGAGCAACTGCCGCCTAACACTTTAAATACGGTTGTTATTAATGCAGCTGAAACGTCTGTCGAACAAATTCAAGATAAAATATTGGAAGAGGAAACTAAAGTAAAAGTTGTTGAAAATCTCGTTGGCGCAGTAGAAGATCTCCCTAGCAAAGGAGAATTAGAAACAATTCCGGATGATAAAAAATTGGCAGACGAAAAAAATACTACTGTGACTTCATCGTACGTGGAGCCGGCTGACGAGGAGGCAAAAGAAACTAAAGATAAAATCTCTACATCAGATCAACTTGGTGAAAAATCAACTCTGGCTCCGATACTGCAGTTACAACCTACACCTCCATCCACGCTACAAGAAACAATTGAGGAACTATTAGATAAACAACCTTCTATTGCAGAAATTATGCCGTCAGAAGCTCCACTAGTACCGTCAACGTTGCAGACGCGTGCGGAAAATTCGCTAAGTGATGAAGCAAAACCAAACAATGAAGGTACCATTGCAGCAGATTCACCAAATAAACAACTAACTATGGCCGAAATACTGCAGTCACAAATAACACTAAACGAAGTGGTACCGCTCTCAAAACCCACATTAACTGATCAATTGAAAGATATTCAACCTCAACCTGTGGAGTCAATTAATGAAGTAGATAAAAAGGTCTTGACATCAGATTCAACAGTTCTCGCATCCGAATCAAAAGTGACTACGCCAGTACTAGTAACACCTTTGGCggaaaataaagatttgaaacAGGAAACTTTAGAAGAAAAATCCGCTCCAACTAAGACAATAAGTCCCAAGCAAAAGGCATCTCCTCCAAAGCAGTCTTCAACTGCTAAAGCTTCTCAAGACACTACAAAACAGCAGATGAAGGCATTGCCTGCGAGCGAGGCATCGAAAGTATCGACACCAGGTGATGCCAAACTGAAATTAGCAACGAAGCTGCAGCCGggacaacagcaacaaataccAAAAGGAAAATCAAAGACAGTGGTTAATAAGTCAGCACCAACGACCCCAACTAGTCCCTCGAAGATATCACCCGAAAAATTGGTACAAAAGTCAACAACTTCAAATACAAAGCCTGGCGTCGACACCGCAGCAAAAAAGACAAACTCACCACAAAAGCAACATCAAGTAGATGCAACAGCAAAAGCTAAGCAGACACAAGGGGCTGGTGGAAAAACGGTACGCCAGGGTGGTGGAAGCAATGCTTTGGTGGCAACTGGAGGTTCTAAGAAGGCAAACACGCCCCCAGCCATAAATAAAACCACTGTAAATACTGATGGAAAGCAAGAAGAAGCAGTTGCATCGTCTCCATCTTCACCACCAGCAACTGAAACCACTGCTATTTCAAACCAACCAACCCCACCTAATTAA
- the LOC128858271 gene encoding translocator protein has translation MSDALKIVGAVVLPNVGGFINGIITRKNIQTWYKNLNFPSYRPPNWIFGPVWTSLYSGMGYASYLVWRDGGGFSGEAHLPLIAYGTQLALNWAWTPIFFGQRNIKGGLIDIIALTATSTACGILFFKVNKVAGLLFIPYVAWLSFATVLNHAMYKLNPDSKAVSAAGGEEKKENV, from the exons atgagtgatGCGCTGAAAATTGTTGGCGCCGTTGTGCTGCCAAATGTGGGTGGTTTCATTAATGGTATCATAACACGCAAAAATATACAGACTTGGTACAAGAACCTGAATTTTCCATCTTATCGTCCGCCAAATTGGATCTTTGGTCCAGTGTGGACTTCGCTCTACTCAGGCATGGGCTATGCTTCTTACTTGGTGTGGCGTGATGGCGGAGGATTTAGCGGTGAGGCGCACTTACCGCTTATTGCGTACGGTACGCAATTAGCACTCAATTGGGCCTGGACACCGATTTTCTTTGGACAACGTAATATAAAAGGC GGTCTCATCGATATTATTGCGTTAACTGCAACTTCCACAGCTTGCGGCATTCTTTTCTTTAAGGTGAATAAAGTGGCTGGCCTATTGTTCATTCCGTATGTAGCTTGGTTGAGCTTCGCAACAGTACTCAATCATGCAATGTATAAATTGAATCCTGATAGTAAAGCTGTGTCTGCTGCTGGCGGTGAGGAGAAGAAGG AAAACGTATGA